The DNA segment GACTACATCGCCAACCGGCCGGGCGAGGCGCGGCCCGGCTCGAGCGGCCGGATCGTCCCGGGCTACGAGGCGCGGCTGGTGGACGACGCCGGTCGTCCGGTGGCGCCGGGCATGGTGGGCCAGCTGCTCATCAAGGGCGATTCCACCGCGCCGTGCTACTGGAACCGTCACGAGCGCACCAAGGCCACGATGCTGGGTGAGTGGCTGCGCACCGGCGACATGTTCTACGCGGACACCGACGGCTACTACTACTTCTGCGGCCGCGCCGACGACATGCTGAAGGTCGGCGGCATGTGGGTCTCGCCCACCGAGGTCGAGGCCTGCCTGGGCGAGCACGCGGCGATCGCGGAGGTGGCGGTCATCGGTCGGGGCGACGCCGACGGGCTCACCAAGCCGCATGCCTACTGCGTGCTGCGGGAGGGCGTCGCCGACACCGACGCGCTCGCGGCCGAGCTGCGGGAGTCGGTGCGCGCGCGGCTGGGCGGCTACAAGTCGCCGCGCTGGATCGACTTCGTGGCGGAGCTGCCCAGGACCGCCACCGGCAAGATCCAGCGGTTCGCGCTGCGCCAGCGGTAGATGCGCGTCGTGGTCGAGCGGCTGTCCAAGATCTACGCAGATCGCCGCGGACGCGAAGTGGCCGCCCTGCGCGGCGTCGATCTAAAGGTGGACTCGCAGGAGTTCGTCGCGCTGCTCGGACCCTCCGGCTGCGGCAAGTCCACGCTGCTCGGCATCATCGCGGGGCTCCTGCCCGCCACGTCCGGGCAGGTCTACTTCGAGGGCGAGGCGCGGCCCGGCCGGCCCACGTCGGCGACCGTGTTCCAGGAGTTCGCGCTCTTCCCCTGGCGCACCGTGCAGGCCAACGTCGAGTTCGGGCTCGAGGAGCTGGGCGTCGCCGGAGCCGAGCGTGCCGAGCGGACGCGGCGCTACCTGGCCATGACCGGCCTCGCCGGCTTCGAGGGCAAGTACCCGCACCAGCTCTCGGGGGGCATGCGCCAGCGGGTGGGCATCGCGCGGGCCCTCGCGGTCGAGCCGGCAGTGCTGCTCATGGACGAGCCGTTCTCGGCCCTGGACGCGCAGACCCGCACCCTGATGATGGAGGAATTGCTGGCGATCTGGGCGCGGACGCGCCAGAGCATCCTCTATGTCACCCACAACATCCAGGAGGCCGTGTTCATGGCCGACCGGGTGATCGTGCTGTCGCGGCGTCCCGGCGAGGTGCTCGACGTGGTGCCGATCGGGCTCGCGCGCCCGCGCCGCGAGAGCCAGCAGACGGACGCCGCCTTCGCCCAGGCGGCCGCGCGCATCTGGGCCCTGATCAAGTCGCAGGCCCAGGCCGCCCTGCTCGAGAGCGCGCCGGCGGAGCGCGCCGGGTGATGGCGGTGGAGCGGCTGGTCGTGGTCGATCGCGCCGCGTTCCTCCGCCGGCCCGAGCACCGGACCGTGCGCGTGCTCGCGCTGGCCGGCCTCGTGCTGCTGTGGGAGGCGGTCACCCGCACCGGGTGGGTGTCGTCGCTGTTCCTGCCCGCCCCGTCCGCGGTGCTGGCCGAGGGCTACGACATGGCGCGCTCCGGCCAGCTGTTCGTGCACCTCGGGACGAGCCTGGCGCGGCTGGCCTGGGGCTTCGGCATCGGCGCGGCCGCCGGCATCGGGGTCGGGGTGGCGGTGGGATTCTTCTCGCTCGC comes from the Candidatus Methylomirabilota bacterium genome and includes:
- a CDS encoding ABC transporter ATP-binding protein, with amino-acid sequence MRVVVERLSKIYADRRGREVAALRGVDLKVDSQEFVALLGPSGCGKSTLLGIIAGLLPATSGQVYFEGEARPGRPTSATVFQEFALFPWRTVQANVEFGLEELGVAGAERAERTRRYLAMTGLAGFEGKYPHQLSGGMRQRVGIARALAVEPAVLLMDEPFSALDAQTRTLMMEELLAIWARTRQSILYVTHNIQEAVFMADRVIVLSRRPGEVLDVVPIGLARPRRESQQTDAAFAQAAARIWALIKSQAQAALLESAPAERAG